A section of the Ornithinimicrobium sufpigmenti genome encodes:
- a CDS encoding alpha/beta fold hydrolase — translation MRVPEVVDYAAFLPAAWGERVDYAPEQDRWEWHGHDVHVYRRRSPEARVRVIVVHGAGGNSSALWPIASLLPPEQFDLSAVDLPLYGKTVSPDPSSVRYQHWVDMLCDFVAAEDDGRPLLLLGASVGGMLAYEVAARCGRVAVVVATCLLDPRDRRVQRVLTRFGPAGVLAGPLARRLPDRLSGLRVPMSWVAALDKMSRNAGLSKLCASDPRGGGAHVPLGFLASYMTYQHVQPEQMRTPVILAHPDKDAWTPLEVSIRWFQRIAGPTELVRLRGCGHFPIEEPGLSSLLGRLTGLAPDIETAIEHATGSPPNSR, via the coding sequence GTGCGAGTTCCTGAGGTTGTGGACTATGCCGCCTTCCTGCCCGCCGCTTGGGGTGAGCGGGTGGATTACGCTCCCGAGCAGGACCGGTGGGAATGGCACGGCCACGACGTTCACGTCTACCGCCGCCGCAGCCCCGAAGCGCGGGTCCGGGTCATCGTCGTGCATGGTGCCGGAGGAAACAGCAGCGCCTTGTGGCCCATTGCCTCTCTACTGCCGCCGGAGCAGTTCGACCTGTCAGCCGTGGATCTGCCCCTGTACGGCAAGACGGTATCGCCGGACCCGTCCTCGGTGCGGTACCAGCACTGGGTCGACATGCTCTGTGACTTCGTGGCTGCTGAGGACGACGGGAGACCGCTGCTCCTTCTGGGCGCCAGCGTGGGAGGCATGCTCGCCTATGAGGTCGCCGCACGCTGCGGGCGTGTTGCGGTCGTCGTGGCCACATGCCTGCTCGACCCTCGCGACCGGCGTGTCCAGCGGGTGCTGACCAGGTTCGGCCCTGCAGGTGTGCTCGCCGGGCCTTTAGCGAGGCGGCTTCCTGACAGGCTGTCGGGGCTGCGGGTGCCCATGTCGTGGGTAGCCGCGCTGGACAAGATGAGCCGCAACGCCGGACTGTCGAAGCTCTGCGCCAGCGACCCCCGGGGCGGAGGGGCACACGTGCCTCTTGGCTTTCTCGCCTCCTACATGACGTACCAACACGTCCAGCCCGAGCAGATGCGCACCCCCGTCATTCTCGCGCACCCGGACAAGGATGCCTGGACGCCCCTGGAGGTGAGCATCCGATGGTTCCAAAGAATTGCAGGTCCGACCGAACTGGTCAGGCTGCGTGGCTGCGGCCACTTCCCCATAGAAGAGCCCGGACTCTCCAGCCTCCTAGGCAGACTCACAGGCCTGGCACCGGACATCGAGACGGCAATCGAGCACGCGACGGGCAGCCCTCCCAACTCGCGCTGA